A part of Thermotoga petrophila RKU-1 genomic DNA contains:
- a CDS encoding cation diffusion facilitator family transporter — translation MERHEEIKKGAWIGILGNTVLAVLKILVGLLTGSYAILADGIDTSTDIFTSFVILLSSRISGKPPDETHPYGHERAETIASKIISFVMFYAGASLLVESVKRLVKQEFSLELTLTAFIVVGISVAGKTFLFLYKLSLGKRLKSSATISDALNMRNDIMISGTVLAGMVAMKTFGWWWLDSLLAIFVSIMILRTSFSVFYEAAYELMDGMKRTELDMYDDIFAVLERFPNVHNPHRVRIRKVGTRHFIEMDIEVDGKMSVKDAHELTVKIRKEMLKRRDDIEDVTIHVEPLGNVEEEGFGLKKGEKK, via the coding sequence TTGGAAAGGCATGAAGAGATAAAAAAAGGAGCATGGATTGGAATACTTGGAAACACCGTGCTTGCTGTCTTGAAGATTTTGGTGGGACTTCTCACGGGAAGCTATGCGATACTCGCAGACGGAATAGACACGTCCACCGACATATTCACATCTTTTGTCATACTCCTCTCATCCAGAATTTCAGGAAAACCACCCGACGAGACGCATCCATACGGCCATGAAAGGGCAGAAACGATCGCCTCAAAGATAATCTCCTTCGTTATGTTTTACGCAGGAGCCTCTCTTCTTGTTGAATCAGTCAAAAGGCTCGTGAAACAGGAGTTTTCCCTGGAACTCACTCTGACAGCCTTTATTGTTGTTGGGATTTCCGTTGCAGGCAAAACTTTTCTTTTTTTATACAAACTGTCTCTTGGGAAACGTTTGAAAAGTTCGGCTACAATCAGTGATGCACTGAACATGAGAAACGACATAATGATCTCAGGAACTGTTCTGGCCGGCATGGTTGCGATGAAAACCTTCGGATGGTGGTGGCTGGACAGTCTGCTCGCGATTTTCGTTTCCATTATGATCCTGAGAACCTCATTTTCCGTATTCTACGAAGCGGCTTACGAACTCATGGATGGCATGAAAAGAACCGAGTTAGACATGTACGATGATATATTTGCCGTCCTCGAACGTTTTCCAAACGTGCATAATCCCCACAGGGTGAGAATAAGGAAGGTGGGAACAAGGCACTTCATAGAAATGGATATCGAAGTAGATGGAAAGATGTCTGTGAAAGATGCGCACGAATTGACCGTGAAAATAAGGAAAGAAATGTTGAAAAGAAGAGACGATATAGAAGACGTAACCATACACGTTGAGCCACTTGGGAACGTGGAAGAAGAAGGATTTGGCCTGAAGAAAGGAGAGAAAAAATGA
- a CDS encoding DUF3855 domain-containing protein has translation MRLMDILEILYYKKGKEFGILEKKMKEIFNETGVSLEPVNSELIGRIFLKISVLEEGEEVPSFAIKALTPKENAVDLPLGDWTDLKNVFVEEIDYLDSYGGMRILSEKNWYKIYVPYSSVKKKNRNELVEEFMKYFFESKGWNPGEYTFSVQEIDNLF, from the coding sequence ATGAGATTGATGGACATCCTTGAAATACTCTACTACAAAAAAGGAAAAGAATTTGGTATTCTCGAGAAGAAAATGAAAGAGATTTTCAACGAAACGGGTGTGAGCCTCGAGCCGGTGAATTCTGAACTGATTGGAAGAATTTTTCTCAAGATCAGCGTCCTGGAAGAAGGAGAAGAAGTACCAAGTTTCGCCATAAAAGCTCTCACACCGAAAGAAAACGCTGTCGATCTCCCGCTCGGAGACTGGACAGACTTGAAAAACGTCTTTGTTGAGGAAATCGACTACCTCGATTCTTATGGTGGCATGAGAATACTATCAGAGAAGAACTGGTACAAAATTTACGTTCCATATTCTTCAGTGAAGAAGAAAAACAGGAACGAGTTAGTGGAAGAGTTCATGAAGTACTTTTTTGAATCGAAAGGATGGAATCCTGGAGAGTACACGTTTTCTGTCCAAGAAATAGACAATCTGTTCTGA
- the tsaB gene encoding tRNA (adenosine(37)-N6)-threonylcarbamoyltransferase complex dimerization subunit type 1 TsaB, with translation MNVLALDTSQRIRIGLRKGEDLFEISYTGEKKHAEILPVVVKKLLDELDFKVMDLDVVGVGIGPGGLTGLRVGIATVIGLVSPYDIPVAPLNSFEMAAKSCPVSGVVLVVRRARKGYHYCAVYLKDENLNLLKEPSVVSDEELKEITKEFSPKIVLKDDILISPAVLVEESERLFKEKKTIHYYEIEPLYLQKSIAELNWEKKKRG, from the coding sequence ATGAACGTTCTGGCACTCGACACTTCCCAGAGAATAAGAATTGGGTTGAGAAAAGGAGAAGATCTTTTTGAAATTTCCTACACAGGTGAGAAAAAACACGCAGAGATTCTTCCTGTTGTTGTGAAGAAGCTGCTGGACGAACTAGATTTCAAAGTGATGGATCTTGATGTCGTGGGAGTTGGTATTGGTCCTGGAGGATTGACAGGTCTCAGGGTGGGAATCGCCACTGTGATAGGACTTGTGTCTCCATACGATATACCTGTGGCTCCTCTGAACTCCTTCGAAATGGCTGCAAAAAGTTGTCCAGTCAGCGGTGTTGTACTCGTGGTCAGAAGAGCTAGGAAAGGTTACCACTACTGTGCGGTTTATCTGAAAGACGAAAATCTCAATCTGCTGAAAGAGCCGAGTGTGGTCTCTGACGAAGAACTGAAAGAGATCACAAAAGAGTTTTCTCCAAAAATAGTCCTGAAGGACGACATTCTCATCTCACCTGCTGTGCTGGTTGAAGAGAGCGAGAGGCTTTTCAAAGAGAAAAAGACCATCCACTACTACGAAATCGAACCTTTGTATCTTCAGAAATCCATAGCGGAATTGAACTGGGAAAAAAAGAAAAGGGGCTAA